One uncultured Carboxylicivirga sp. genomic window, AACCAAATAATAGGCCAATGGATAAAACTCAACAGCTGTTGCAACAATATTGGAGGTTGTACAACACTTTATGCAATTATCAGCACAGCTAATACCGGTGTGTTCCTTAAGTTTTTGAACGTCTTTTTCCAGTGTTTTGAATAATCTCTCAACAGCACGGACTTTGCGCACTATGGTCATAAAATATTCATCAATATGTTTCCCAAATATATGCGAAAGAACGATATCTGATTCCAGCTAAGTCAAATATTTTAATTCATCAAAATAATATTTTAAAACCACACCATATAACTTTGATATTCTGCCTTTTATTAAACACCACAAGCAGTTATATTGATAGACTTCGAGTAAGTAAAAAAGTGATACTTACCTTTTATTCAACCTTATTTTCAATAAAATTAAATTATCATAAAAAAGGTCAGGAAACCATTAATTATCCTGACCTTTCTATAAGTATGAACATTCAATTATTGAACGATTAATTCATCAACAAACATCCAGCTTGGGTTTCCAAAATCTCTGTGCCATTCAGGACATTGTTTCATTGATTTAGCTGTTACTTTTAAAAATCTGTATTTTTCTGTTTCAAATTGGATAGTAAAGGGTATTGACTGTACTAAAAAACCTCTGTCTTCATCCTTATTTTTTATCCTTCCCAACTCTTTAAACACTTTGCCATCAATTGATCCTTCAACTTTAACTTCTAATGGAAGAAAAGTCCAGGAATTAATAGCCTTCAAAAAGTTCATGTTCACTTCATGAACATCCTCCTGTGTTTCCAAATCAACAAGAAGAATCATATCATCACCTTCAAACCCTAGCCATTTCTGTTGAAAATCCAATTCTCCCACCACTCCATCGTTTAGGGCCAAAGCTCCTCCAACAGGATATTTATCACTGTACTGACTTAGTATTGTAATATTCTTTCCTTTAGCTTTATTTAATGCCGTTATTCGTTTTAACTTACTTAAAACATAAGTACGGTAATCATCTGTCTTAAAGAGTCGTTCGTTAATATTTACAGCTCCGGTATTAATTGAATTGATAGTAAATCGATTGAGATACTCTAACATTTCTTGTCTAACGACAATTGTATCAACACTTCTATCAAAATACGAAATTCCATCAGGTTCTTCATTTAATGCAATATCAAGATATGCAAAATCAACTGCTAACCGGGCACGCTGAACCCTTTTTAAGTAGACAGGTTCATTTTTAACTGCCTCTTCTGCCCTATCCATTATTTGCTTATATTCTTTCAGATACTGAGGCGCCAGATATGAATCCAAATAATCAGCAGGAAATCCGTAAATATCCAATCGTTCTGTTTGTTCGAATTTTTTCAGATTTTGTTGAGTTGCATCAAAATATGAACGAATAAATGGAGCTGCATCGCCATAATATTTAGCTATAAAATCATTAATTATTGAATCAGCATTAACATTGACATCCCACATTAATTTTGAAAGCAGGTATTGTTTCAACTCGTTCAAATCCGACCAGTTATGACCACTCCCTTGCTCAAACATGATTTTAACACCGTGCTGATGAAAAAACTGTAGATTAGGCTGCAACACACTAAAATTTGGAAACGGAGTTAAGTAGTTTTTAAACTGTACTACATAATCCCAGGCAAAAATATTATCCGATAAGCGACTCCAGTCTTCCATATCTTTGACAAAATCAGCACTACGCTCATCATCTGCCAATGGCATACTACGGTTACATTCAATGGAACAAAACATGATGTTAACGTTCGGTAATGGCTTAATATTTTCAGGAGCCGAACGTGTAAAATTATATGCCAATGTTGATATTACTTTATCAGGAAACTTAGATGCTATCTGATTGGCCATTTGAATGTAAGCTCCTGAAATATTCCCGTATTTCTCATATAAGGCTTTACAGTCTTCACATTCGCAATAATTAAAACAATCATTTTGCGATACCGACCAGTATTTCTTCTCCGGATGCTGTGCCATCAATTCACGCAAATTATCAATCAATGTTTTGATGGTTCCAGGATTACTTAAACACAATTGTCCATCTTTTAATCGATGATTACCAACCAGTGAAAAATACTCAGGATGACTGTCGAAATACTTTTCGGACGGAATTAAGTGTTGGAAAGTATGAACAAATAATCCCCATTCATCAAGATCTTCCAGCTTATTCCAATTCTTATAAGCATGAAACTCATCATCATCAAAACAAAGTTTACGCAAAGTAAAATCAGGTTCATACACTTTTACACCTTCGTTAAGAACAATCCTTTCTTTTTCAGGAATAAAGTATTCAGTTGGGGTTAGTATATTACATCCAACATATTCTTCCAGAAAGGTATATACAGCATACAGATTAGCTTTTCCGTTTTCGCCGCTTAAAATAATCGCACCATCCTTTATTGAAATGAAAAACCCATCTTCATCCAAAGAATCTATTCCCAGACCTTGTTGATGAAGCAAATCATTACCAATAAAAATAGTACCTGCATCAGCTATTGCTTCATTACTTACTACGAGACTTACACCTGACACTTTCTGAATAAACTCCTGTAATTGACGAGCAGCAAACAAGGTTGTACTATCAGTATTTGCTGCAACAACTATATGATAATCCGAATGATTATTTAGGATTAAATCAATAGTTGAAACTGATTTCTGACATCCATTCAATATGAGAAATACAAAAAACAGTATCAGTAAATTTAATTTCATTTTTAAGGTTTTATAAACGCTTAATATCATCTTAACTGTTCATTAAAGTTATCAATTATCACAGAGTAAAAAGAGGAAATCCTTCGCAGAATTTCCTCTTTCATTAATTATAACTGATAAATGGTTAATTTACATCCCACCATACTCTTACGCTACCTTTATCACCACCTGATAACGAACTTATTGCTTCATTAACAGCTGCTTCGTTAGTACTATACTCGGTAGGCACATAAGTTAATCTTCGCATAACTCCATAATTACCGTCAGCATCCTCAGTATACAATAGAGGATAAAGAATATCGGCATCTGAACGACGAAGGTCAGCCCATGTTTCCCATGACTCAGGGAAAAGAGCCAGATATTTTTGTACTGCAATTTGCTTTAATTGCTCAGCTTCTGTTGCTGCCCATGTTACAGGAACGTCTACCGGAGGAGTAGCACTACCACCTACTTTGGTATACTCAACAGCTAAAGTTGGTTCAACAGCAACTGTAGTTCCAGCCAGGTAAGTATCAATTGCAGATGCATCGCTAACACCCCATTGTGATAATGATAAACGAACACCTTCTTCATACAAATCCTTAGCAGTGCCGCTCATATTCCATCCTTTCAATGCACATTCTGCACGGTTGAAATAAGATTCTGCTGCCATCATAACTTCGATATCATGACCAGTATTGTCAGCAAAAGTAGTTTCCTGGTTCGACTGACTTAAAACAGATGTACTCCAGTCGCGGGTAGTACCACCACCATTTGGCTGACCAATGTACTCTCCTTCACCATTGGTACCATACCAGATCTCCATACGAGGATCATTGTATCCTTTCAAGATACTTTCCATGTCAGCAGACATATAGAATCCCCAATATTTAGCAATATCAACAAAGTTATTGTAAGTATCAGAAGTCACTGCAAAATAAGCACAATCATCATTGCTTTCCATTACACCAGCAGCCACAGCAGCTTCAGCTATTTCCTGAGCACGAGATGGATCGATATCTGAGATACGTAATGCCAAACGCAAACGCATTGAGTTAGCAAATTTTCTCCAAAGCTCAGTGTCACCACCATAAATAGCATCGTAATCTTTGAAAATACCTACTGTACCATTTAATCCACTAAGTGTTTCGTTCGCATTCTCTAACAATGCAAAGAAATCATCATACATATCTTCCTGTAAATCGTATGCTACTGAAGCACCTCCTTGTCCGGCAGCTGAATAAGCTATCGGTCCCCAAGAGTCGGTGAAACGGTGATACATAAATACTTTCCAGATATCCAAAACAGCTAATGCTTCTTCGTCGCCTTCGGCAGCTGTATAAGCATTTCGTAACGAAGGAACAGCTAAGGTATAGAAACGTAACCATCCACGACTTCTCCATCCATCGTTAACACCGTTACGTTCAGTTTGCCATCCAGTACTTCCACATGAGAAATAGTGAACAAAAAGCATAGAATGCAACATTGTTGCCAAACCATAAGTTCCGTAGTCATCACCTGAAATACTCCATGAAGCATTTCCTAAACCTTTGTATTGCGCATTAGCAAATGAAGGTCCTGCCATAGAGGCATCCAATTGATCAGAAGTAAGTGTATTAGGATTGGTATTGATTTCGTCGAAATCTGATGTACATCCTGTTACATACAATAGGAATACTGCTGAAAATATTGTTGCTATATATTTTTTCATATCTTCAATTTTTTAAAAATCCAATTTCACGTTAAAACCAAATTCGCGTGTTGCAGGGATGTTAAATGATTCAATACCCTGAAGGTTACCAACACCAACACCTTGTTCAGGATCGAAGTATTTAGCATTATTCATGAAGAACAACAAGTTACGACCTACAACTGAGAAGTTAACACCAGCAAAAGGACCGTTGCCTAAAACACTTTTTGGTAAAGAATATCCTAAAACTAATTCACGTAGACGAATGTTGGTTGCATCAAACACAAAGTCTTCAGCTGAGGCTGGGTCACGACTGGCAACTTTAGTCCAGTAATCTTCAGCTAAAACTGATGTTGTGTTAGTTACATACGATACTGCACCATTTGCATCTGTAATCGCGTTTACACCATCCACTACAAAACCGTCAGTACGACCGTTTAATGTGATATCGCTCACACCAGCACCAGCCATACGAGCCTGAGTATAAGAGATTACTTCACCACCAATTCTGAAATCAACCAGGAAGCTTAATGTGAAGTTTTTATAATTGAAACGGTTAGTTAAACCTGCTGTCCAGTCTGGATTGAAGTTACCAGCATACACATCAAATCCAGATGTTGTTTCAGGTAAACCTGTAAGTTCATTTACAATAATCTGTCCATCATCATTTCTTGCAAAACCTCTGATATACAAATCACCATACTCTCCGCCTTCTTTTACAATAGTTTGCGCAACACGCTCATATCCGGTTGTGATTGATAACTCATCGCGACCTTCCATAATGCTCAATACGGTTGTTTTGTATTTAGCAAAGTTAGCAGTCAGGTCCCATGAGAAATCAGCACGGTGCAATACATCAGCATTGAAAGTTAATTCAATACCTTTGTTCTCAATCTCTCCACCGTTTACATACTCAGTAGAATATCCTGATACTTCAGGTACGTTGATTGTAAAAATCTGGTTACTTGTATTGGTTTTAAAATAAGTAAAATCCAAACCAATCTTGTTTCCGAAGAAACGGGCATCAACACCAAATTCTGTTGAAGCTGAGATTTCTGGCTTTAGGTTCTCGTTATTTTTAACTGTAGATGAAAGTACTACACCACCATTAAATCCGTAATACAATAACTCATTACTTAAACGATAAGGATCAGTATCGTTACCTACCTGAGCATATGAACCACGTGCTTTTAAGAAGGTAAGAAAATCTGATTTGATATCAAACATATCGCTCAATACAGCAGTTAAACCTACCGATGGATAGAAGTAAGAACGGTTATCAGCTGGCAGAGTAGATGACCAGTCGTTACGAGTTGTTACATCCAGGTACAAATATTCTTTATAACCTAATTGACCAAATGCGTACAACGAGTTCATTTTCTTTTCATAGAAACTAGATGTCGGTGTTGATGTCTGAAGGTTGCTTAGCGCAAAGAAGTTTCTACGACTTAACTGACCACCAGCACTTAAAGAAGAACGTTTTTGGTATAACGAGTTACCACCCACGTTTAATCCCAATCTAAAATCACCAAAATCTTTGTTATATGATAGTAAGAAATCAGAGTTTAATTCCATTGTCTGTCCAGATGTTTCTGAATAGCTACCATAGTCGTTACCCAAAACTGATAAAGAAGCATATTGCTTAGAAACAGCTTTGTTTGATGCTTGATCGATACCTGAACGTACCATTAAGCTCAAATCCTTAGTTAAATCATATTTTAATGAAGCAAAACCGATAAAACGATTTCTTTCTTCTGTATAAGGACGATTCAATGCATACCAATATGGGTTACCTCCCAATCCACCAACTGATGTAGGGTTTGGCCAGTTATATTGCAATAAGCCTGAAGCATCAGTATATTGATATTGCTCAATTTGCTCAAAAGGCATACTTCTAATCATTGTGTAAACTGCCTCACCAACTGAACTCTCACCAGTGTTAAGTGGGTTTTCAATTGTTTGTGAGATGAAGTTAGCTTTTGAATCTAAATGTAATTTGTCAGACAAATCACTTGTTAAACGAATGTTTAAGTTGTGACGATCCAATTCGTTACCTTTTACAATACCTTTTGCTTCTGTATTGGTATATGAGAAATATCCCTGAATTTTTTCGTTACCCATAGATGCAGTAACTGTTTTAGCCCAGTTATAACCAGTTTCGAAGAAGCTCATTGCGTTATCAGGCTGTGGAGTCATCGAATAGGTAGATGGACCCGCATAATCAGGATTGAATGACAATTGCCATGCAGCTACTGATTGTCCTGTCATTTCAGGACCCCAGCTTAAACGACTTGTAGGATCGTAAACACCCTGAGAACCTTGTCCGTAAGTATTCTGTAGATTAAGCATATCATATGCTTTCGAAAACATCAGATTCGATGATACAGATACTTTAGCCTTTTGATTGGAAGAACCTTTTTTAGTTGTAATGATGATAACACCGTTACTTGCGCGTGAACCATAAAGAGCTGCAGCAGAAGCACCTTTCAATACCGACATTGATTCAATATCTTCAGGGTTGATGTTTGAAATACCATCTGAACTTGTTCTACCACCAATATCAGCAGACGCTGTACTAGCAACATTGTTATCCATTGGTACACCATCAATAACATACAATGGCTGGTTGTTTCCGGTTAAAGAACGGTTACCACGTAATGTTACCCTTGATGAACTACCTACACCACCACCAGTAGTTGAGAAGTTCAAACCAGCAACTTTACCCGAAAGTGAGTTGGCAACGTTCAAAGAACGAGCTTCGCTCAATTCTTCAGTAGAAACAGTTTGTTGTGCGTAAGTCAATGCCTTTTTCTCACGCTTAATACCTAAAGCTGTTACAACAACACCTTCTAACTCTGTTACATCTTCAATCATTGTTAGATTGATAGTTGTCTTTCCTGCTACAGGTATCACTTCCTCATTATAACCAATAAATGTAAAATGAAGAACGCTTGACTCTGATGGAACTGCGATTGAATAATTACCATCAATATCAGTAATTACTCCTTGTGTGGTTCCTTCAATTAGAATGGTTACCCCAATTAATGGATCACCGTTTGCATCGGTAATTTTACCAGTAACTGTTTTTCCGTCCTGCTGAAGGCTCTCATTATTATTTGCAATACTTCCTTCAGCACTCACCATTTGTGTAAAGCCTACTAAACACAGACTTAAAACCAATAGTAGTTTCATTCTTTCCTGAAACCTCCGTTTGGCTGCTTTAACAATTGTCTTTTTCATAGATTCCAACTTGTTAAGTGAATAAAAATATTAGATTTAATTTTTAAGATTTATCTCTCAGTTTATGTCTCTTTTATTGTCTTATTGTACTTATCTGATCTTTCTCATAACATCCAGAATTACGTTGGTTAAAATTTATTATCTTATTCTTTATCAACATATTCAGATACACCATCTCATTAAAAAATGATATATAAATAGCCTGTACACACAAAAAACTTGTGTATAAAATTCATCGTTGTTGGATAATCTTTTGGAGTCAACCTGTCGCGATAGCTATGCGCAACAGGTTGATCCAAAAGAAACTTACCACTCCGATATCTTTGTATTTCTTAAATTGATAACCATCCCCTTTGTGATGAAATATTATCGCCTCACTCTTTACTATGCAGTAGCTCCTTTACTGCTTCTTATATTTAAATGCAATCGCCTTCCCCAAAGGCAATTCCTTTATATCTTTCGGTAAAACAACACTTACCTTATCCCCAGAAACCTGGTATTTAACCCGTTTTCCATTAGAAACAAGTCTTACTGCACTTCCCTTTGAAGGAACATTTCCCTCCCAGGAAATGGTAGTTTCCAACGTATCATCTTCGTCATAACAAGCAATTGCATAGCAAGTCTTTTGATCCTTTGATTGAGTAAAAAAGACATTATCGCTCTGACAAACTTCCAATGATCGTGTAGCATAAATTGCTTCCCCGTTCTTCTGCATCCATTGTCCTATCTTTTTCAGACTTGCCACTTGTTCTGCTGTGAATTCTCCTTCCGGAGTAGGACCAACACCTAACAATAAAGAACCACCTTTAGCAACCACTTCAACCAAAGTTCTTATCACCTGAGAGGTTGGCTTAAATCTATCTTTGGGAGAATAACCCCATGCACCACCAAGAGTAATACAACTCTCCCATGGATGATCCAATGCTTTATCTGGAATTCTTTGTTCTGGCGTCTGATAATTCTCGTACAAACCACCAACCGTACGATCAACAATTAGCAATCCGGGTTGAATTTGTCGGGCCATATTAGCTATTGAAGGCATATCAATATCCTGACTCCACGAAGGTATGGGAGCACCCCAAGCTCTAACTTCATCTGTTACCGTCTCTAAAGGACGAACCCAGCCACCATCTAACCAAAGAATATCAACATCACCATAACCCGTCATTAATTCCTGAATCTGGTTGTAAGTATATTTTTTGAATTGGTTCCATCGCCATGGGAATTTGTCGGCATCGTAATTGTTATTCCGGTTAGGTGTCGCATACTTTTTCCACCAGTAATAATCAGAATGCCAGTCAGGTTTTGAGAAATATGCACCAACCATAAACCCTTGATTACGATAGGCATTCAATACATATTTCAATGCATCTGAATGATCGTTTGATCCAAAAGGTGAGTTTGCAATGCTATAATCTGTCTGTTGCGTATTCCATAAACAAAAACCATCGTGATGCTTGGTTGTAAAAACCAGATACTTCATACCGGCTTCCTTTGAAACTTCAGCCCATTGTTCAGGATTAAACTTAACCGGATTAAATTCATTGATCAATCCGAAATACCACTCTTTATAATCGTTGTAACTAATGGTACTATCACGCTCAATCCAATCCTCAGAACAAACCGACCATGATTCAATAATTCCCGGAACAGTATATAAACCCCAATGAATAATAATACCAAATTTAAGATCCTGCCATTCCTCCAGTTTTTGAATCACCTGCTCATCCTTCGGTGCCATATAATGCTCCGTTTGAGGATGTTCGTGTTGTGCAAATATCATTTGCGAAGCAACAACCAGAAGAAATAAAAATGTTAGAATAATTTTTCTCATAACCTTATTGTGTACAATCTGTTTCAATTCAAACCAGATTTTGTCTAATTCTATCAAAAAATTTATTTATCAGCCCTTTCAACTAACGTTATATGTATAATAGTTACTATTTAAGCCGTTTTTAAAATTTCTTCTACAACATCTTTTTGAAGATAATAGGGCACTAATGCCGCAGCACCTAAAACTGGTATTTCACTATTTTCTGAAGCTATCAAAGCTGTTGTCTGTAAAGCATTCTGATGAGGAAATTTCTTAAGTGTCTCTCTCATATTTTGCTCAAAAAGTTGATAAGCATTTGATAAAGAACCTCCCAAAATAATAGCTTCCGGACCATATGAATAAATAATGGTTTCGATAAGATGTGCAACATGTTCACCAAAACTATTAAAAGCTTCAGTCGACTCCGCATCACCTGCCATTGCCTTTTCAGCTATCTCTTTACCTGTACTTTTACAGGTACGTTGAAAGAACTTACCACTGCAATAGTTTTCAAAATCAGCATCCTTATAACCAATACCTCCAAATTCACCCGCCATTGATAAATTACCAATATGCAGTTTATCATTAACTAAAACACCGGCTCCAACACCTGTTCCCATAGCTAAGGCTACCAAATCAGAGTAAGCTTTACCTTTGCCGTAAAATTTCTCTCCCAATAAAAAGCAGTTAGCATCATTTCCGATGAACACAGGCAAATTAAAATACTCTGAAAGTGTTGACTTTAATTCAACATTCTTCCAGGCTGGTATATTTTGAACGTTATAAACAATTCCTTTTTCAACATCAATTAATCCTGGAACTCCAACTCCAACACCTGCAACCTTCTCGTCCATAAGATTTTCAATTCCCTTTATCAGATCATTTATAATCTCAGACTTACCCCTATATGCGTCGGTTGATGTTTTAAATTGTTTTACAACTTTCCCACCTTCAACATAGGCAAAATGCATCTTTGTGCCACCTACATCAACACCGATGTAACACTCTTTATTCATTATCTTCCTTTTCTTAAAAAGTTATTATGTATAGCCTGAAGCTATATCCCCTCATAAAAACTTAGGATCTTTCTAGTTAGTTAAATACTTCTCAAAAGCATTTTCCATTACAACCGCAACAGCACCCAACATACCGATATTTGCTCCAAATTGAGTAGCAACAATTTTCGATTGTTCACTTATCTGTTTCATTGCATGCGTATTGATACCCTGACGAATTGGCGTTGTTATTAAATCGCCAGATTGCGCCAACATTCCACATAAAACAATAAGTTCTGGATTAAATAGCTGTATTAATATGGAAATTGCTTTACCAAGATTCAAACCTGTTTCATGCAATATCTTTATCGCATACTGGTCTCCTCCCAAAGCTGACTTAATTATATTCTTTAATTCCAACGATTTTATGTTCGGATTTTTCGTATCGAGTTTAATAGAAGTTTTACCTTCTTTAACTCCTTCTTCTGCCAGTTCTAAAACTCTGATTCCTGAAGCGACAGTCTCGATACACCCAAGTTTGCCACATCGACACAACTTACCATTTTCCACCATTGGAATATGACTGAATTCACCCGCAAAACCTGAAGTTCCCCGATAAAGATTTCCGTTTAATATCATTCCTAAACCGATTCCCCAATCGAGATATAAAACCAGAATATCTTTCTTTCCTTTTGCACTGCCTAATCTGAATTCAGCCAATGCCATTGCTTTGGCATCATTTTCTACAAAAACAGGACAACCAATTGACTCTTCCATTAATTCGGTAACTGGTTTATCCCCAAAATTCAGATAGGTATAATTGATACCTTTAACTGAATCAACTAATCCGGGCATACTAATACCCACTGATAAAAACCCTGATTTATCAAGACCAGAACGATCGATATATGAATTGATCAATTCCAGTATTTCATCCAGTGTTTCTTTCTTGTTATTTAATTCAACCGAGTATTCTTCTGTTTCAGTAATCTGATTATTCTCAGCATTAAAAATAGCAATACTTACTTTGTATATACTCATTTCTACAGCCAGAATATAAAAGCTATCAGCTACCAATCCATATAAATCCGGTTTTCTTCCTCCAATCGATTTTCCCTGCCCCTTCTTTTCAAGAATATTACGCTCAAACATCTCAGCCATAATAGCCACCATGTTTGGCGTACTAATTCGTAATCTCTTACATAATTTAGCAGTCGTCTGCGGGCCATCTACATATAAAGTCTTAACAATTCGAATTTGTTGAATGAATTTCTTCTTTTCAACTCCTTCTAGTTGTTCTGCGACTTTAGTATCAAATTGTAAATATCCCATAGACTTTACTTATAATTTTCAACGATTAGATGATGTAAAAGTATATATTTTTATTTTTAAAACAAATCTTTTATTAATTTTTTACTAAAGTTCTTAATTCTTTATTAATATTTTCTACATTTGTCAATATCAAAACACACAATATAGCCAGTCAACCAGCTGTTTACAAGGGAATAAAAGGAATATTTAAAATATTTTAATAAAACCAGAAAAAAATAGGAACTTGAACTAAGGTTTTATATCAACTGATAAGCTATACTATATACATCGTTGATTTTTCATCAATTATAAAAACTGAAATAATGAAAAAAAGACTATCAATCATTCAACTTTTTATGGCAACACTCTCAATAATGTTGTCAAATAATATTTATAGCCAGCATTATAAATTCAGAGATTGTAACCTTTCGATTGATGAAAGAGCCAATGACCTATTAAATGCACTGACCCTGGCAGAGAAAATTTCACTCCTGGGCTATTCTTCGCCAGCAGTGGAAAGATTGCAAATACCTTCGTATAATTGGTGGAACGAAGGATTACATGGGGTTGCACGTGCCGGACAGGCAACGGTATACCCACAAGCTATTGCCTTAGCGGCTACTTTTGATCCTGAACTGGTTAATAAAGTTGCGGATGCTATATCTACCGAAGCCAGAGCCAAACACAACATGGCAATTGCTAAAGATAAGCGCCTTCAATATTTAGGAATTAACTTTTGGACTCCTAATATTAATATATTCCGCGATCCTCGCTGGGGACGTGGTCAGGAAACGTATGGTGAAGACCCATTCCTTACTGGTATAATGGGTACTGCTTTTGTAAAAGGGCTTCAGGGCGATGATCCAAACAGGTACAAAATATCAGCCTGTGCTAAACACTTTGCTGCCCATAGTGGTCCCGAAGCCATTCGTCATGAATTCAATGCAATTGTTGACGAGAAAGATTTGCGTGAAACCTATCTTCCCGCATTTAAAGTATTGGTTGATAACGGTGTTTCAGCAATCATGTGTGGTTACAACCGACTGAACGATCAGCCTTGTTGTACATCCGAAAACCTTCTGGAAACCATATTAACCAAAGAATGGCAATTTGACGGACAGATTACAACAGATTGCTGGGCACTAGACGACATCTGGCTTCGCCATAAAAGTATACCAACAAGGGTAGGTGTGGCAGCTGCAGCCATTAAGCAAGGTGTTAATATGGATTGTTCTCCTATCCTTCAGCAAGATGCCATGGAAGCCATTGAGAAAGGTTTAATTACTGAAGATGATATCAATAATTCGATATATAAAACACTGATTACCCAAATAAAACTGGGTTTCTATGATGATCCTTGTGAATCACCCTACACTACCTTTGGTCCCGATAGTATTAACAATGCCTACCATGTGGATCTGTCTATTGAAGCAGCAGAAAAAAGTATGGTTCTGTTAAAAAACGATGGTATTTTACCATTAGACAAGAGTAAAACAGGTTCGATGATGGTATTAGGTGAGAATGCAGCCAATATTAGTGTATTGGTTGGAAATTATCATGGCATGTCGGGTAATATGGTTACATATGCTGAAGGATTAGTAAAAAAAGCAGGCCCCGGAACAGCAGTACAGTATGATTTTGGCTGTAGCTATTCTGATACTACTCATTTTGGTGGAATCTGGGGAGCAGGTATGTCCGACGTTTCAGTGGTAGTATTAGGTCTTACTCCTTTGTTTGAGGGCGAAGAAGGTGATGCCTTTTTATCTCCAAGCGGTGGTGATAAAGAAGGTTTAAGTTTACCTGAAGCGCATCTTATGTTTTTAAAAAAGCTAAGAGCTTCGCACAACAAACCAATTATTGCCGTATTAACTGCCGGAAGTGCTTTGGATGTTGAGGAAGTAGCGCCATATGCCGATGCTATCATCTATTCGTGGTATTCTGGCGAACAAGGAGGTACAGCTTTGGCTAATATAATTTATGGTGATGTTTCCCCATCCGGAAAGCTTCCTCTAACATTTTATAAATCGCTTCAAGACCTGCCTGAATATACAGATTACAATATGGCAAACAGAACCTACAGATATTTTGGTGGTGAAGTAGCTTATCCATTTGGATTTGGCTTAAGCTACACCAATTTCGATTACACATGGTTAAGTAAACCAAATAAGACATATAAAAAAGACCAGGATATCACCTTCAAGGTAAAGGTGAGTAATACCGGTGATTATAATG contains:
- a CDS encoding ROK family protein, whose product is MNKECYIGVDVGGTKMHFAYVEGGKVVKQFKTSTDAYRGKSEIINDLIKGIENLMDEKVAGVGVGVPGLIDVEKGIVYNVQNIPAWKNVELKSTLSEYFNLPVFIGNDANCFLLGEKFYGKGKAYSDLVALAMGTGVGAGVLVNDKLHIGNLSMAGEFGGIGYKDADFENYCSGKFFQRTCKSTGKEIAEKAMAGDAESTEAFNSFGEHVAHLIETIIYSYGPEAIILGGSLSNAYQLFEQNMRETLKKFPHQNALQTTALIASENSEIPVLGAAALVPYYLQKDVVEEILKTA
- a CDS encoding alpha-L-fucosidase, whose translation is MRKIILTFLFLLVVASQMIFAQHEHPQTEHYMAPKDEQVIQKLEEWQDLKFGIIIHWGLYTVPGIIESWSVCSEDWIERDSTISYNDYKEWYFGLINEFNPVKFNPEQWAEVSKEAGMKYLVFTTKHHDGFCLWNTQQTDYSIANSPFGSNDHSDALKYVLNAYRNQGFMVGAYFSKPDWHSDYYWWKKYATPNRNNNYDADKFPWRWNQFKKYTYNQIQELMTGYGDVDILWLDGGWVRPLETVTDEVRAWGAPIPSWSQDIDMPSIANMARQIQPGLLIVDRTVGGLYENYQTPEQRIPDKALDHPWESCITLGGAWGYSPKDRFKPTSQVIRTLVEVVAKGGSLLLGVGPTPEGEFTAEQVASLKKIGQWMQKNGEAIYATRSLEVCQSDNVFFTQSKDQKTCYAIACYDEDDTLETTISWEGNVPSKGSAVRLVSNGKRVKYQVSGDKVSVVLPKDIKELPLGKAIAFKYKKQ
- a CDS encoding SusC/RagA family TonB-linked outer membrane protein; protein product: MKKTIVKAAKRRFQERMKLLLVLSLCLVGFTQMVSAEGSIANNNESLQQDGKTVTGKITDANGDPLIGVTILIEGTTQGVITDIDGNYSIAVPSESSVLHFTFIGYNEEVIPVAGKTTINLTMIEDVTELEGVVVTALGIKREKKALTYAQQTVSTEELSEARSLNVANSLSGKVAGLNFSTTGGGVGSSSRVTLRGNRSLTGNNQPLYVIDGVPMDNNVASTASADIGGRTSSDGISNINPEDIESMSVLKGASAAALYGSRASNGVIIITTKKGSSNQKAKVSVSSNLMFSKAYDMLNLQNTYGQGSQGVYDPTSRLSWGPEMTGQSVAAWQLSFNPDYAGPSTYSMTPQPDNAMSFFETGYNWAKTVTASMGNEKIQGYFSYTNTEAKGIVKGNELDRHNLNIRLTSDLSDKLHLDSKANFISQTIENPLNTGESSVGEAVYTMIRSMPFEQIEQYQYTDASGLLQYNWPNPTSVGGLGGNPYWYALNRPYTEERNRFIGFASLKYDLTKDLSLMVRSGIDQASNKAVSKQYASLSVLGNDYGSYSETSGQTMELNSDFLLSYNKDFGDFRLGLNVGGNSLYQKRSSLSAGGQLSRRNFFALSNLQTSTPTSSFYEKKMNSLYAFGQLGYKEYLYLDVTTRNDWSSTLPADNRSYFYPSVGLTAVLSDMFDIKSDFLTFLKARGSYAQVGNDTDPYRLSNELLYYGFNGGVVLSSTVKNNENLKPEISASTEFGVDARFFGNKIGLDFTYFKTNTSNQIFTINVPEVSGYSTEYVNGGEIENKGIELTFNADVLHRADFSWDLTANFAKYKTTVLSIMEGRDELSITTGYERVAQTIVKEGGEYGDLYIRGFARNDDGQIIVNELTGLPETTSGFDVYAGNFNPDWTAGLTNRFNYKNFTLSFLVDFRIGGEVISYTQARMAGAGVSDITLNGRTDGFVVDGVNAITDANGAVSYVTNTTSVLAEDYWTKVASRDPASAEDFVFDATNIRLRELVLGYSLPKSVLGNGPFAGVNFSVVGRNLLFFMNNAKYFDPEQGVGVGNLQGIESFNIPATREFGFNVKLDF